The following proteins come from a genomic window of Nicotiana tomentosiformis chromosome 12, ASM39032v3, whole genome shotgun sequence:
- the LOC138902906 gene encoding uncharacterized protein has translation MGHIKRDCPRLLSGAPQQRTRSMVPAPKFPPPTQPARSGAHAVRGRPKGGGRPGGGQARFYDIPARTDVVASDVVITGIVLVCHKYASTLFEPGSTYSYVFSYFTHYLDIPRESLVSPVHVSTPVGDTIIVDRVYRLCVVTIGGLEIRVDLVLLSVVDFDVILGMDWLSPCHAMLDCHAKTVILAVPSFPRVEWRGSPDYVRTRVISYLKAQRMVGKGYLSYLAFVRDVGVDSFTINSISVVRDFSNVFPADLSGMLPDKDIDFGIDLVPGTQLISIPSYRMAPAELKELK, from the coding sequence ATGGGACATATCAAGCGAGATTGCCCTAgattgttgagtggggctccacagcagaggACTCGATCGATGGTACCAGCACCAAAATTTCCACCACCCACCCAACCAGCTCGGAGTGGGGCCCATGCAGTTAGAGGTCGCCCAAAAGGAGGAGGTCGaccaggtggcggtcaggcccgattctatgataTTCCTGCCAGgacagatgtcgttgcttcagatgtagtgatcacaggtattgtcttagtgtgccacaaatatgcttccacattatttgaacctggttctacttattcctatgtgttctcctattttactcattatttggatatacCTCGTGAATCCTTAGTTTcgcctgttcatgtatctacgccggtgggcgatactattattgtggaccgtgtatatcggttgtgtgtagtgactattgggggattggagattAGAGTGGATCTTGTATTGCTTAgtgtggttgattttgacgtgatcttgggtatggattggttgtctccatgtcatgctatgctggactgtcatgctaagaccgtgatatTGGCAGTGCCGAGTTTTCCAAGGGTCGAGTGGAGAGGCTCTCCAGATTATGTTCGCACCAGagtgatttcttatttgaaggcccaacggatggttgggaagggatatttgtcatatttggcctttgtgagggatgttggtgttgatTCTTTTACTATTAACTCTATTTCGGTAGTGCGAGATTTttcgaatgtgtttcctgcagacctgtcgggcatgctgcccgacaaggatattgactttggtattgacttggtaccgggcactcagctcatttctattccttcgtatcgtatggcaccagctgagttgaaggaattgaaatag
- the LOC138902907 gene encoding uncharacterized protein has translation MRFSDLARHAVWLVLTDRERIRRFIDGLIYQLQLLITREWVSGGTFDEMVDIAQQIEMVRSQKREEREAKRPQGSGGPRGVHSGGQSYHSRGRPYRPAQTTRPTHLGASVSRGSYSARSGQSSFSALPTQSSHHASSVQVSLGSSSGYQEQ, from the coding sequence atgaggttttccgACTTGGcccgtcacgcagtttggttggttctcacggatagggagaggattaggaggttcattgatggccttatATATCAGTTGCAGTTGCTTATAACTCGGGAGTGGGTATCCGGTGGTACTTTTGACGAGATGGTTGATATTGctcagcagatagagatggtccgtagtcagaagcgtgaggagagggaggccaagaggcctcaaggtTCGGGTGGTCCTCGTGGTGTTCATTCTGGGGGACAGTCttaccacagcaggggtcgtccttataggcccgctcagacgaCTCGTCCAACTCATCTTGGTGCATCAGTTAGCcgtggttcttacagtgctcgctcaggccagtcttcattcagtgcactaccaacacagagttctcaccatgcctcgtctGTTCAAGTTTCTTTAGgtagttcctcgggttatcaggagcagtag